GAAAATACTTACCAAGTTACATTACAATTTGATAAGTAACTCTCTAGATAAACTAATCAAACTAGGCACTATTGTTACTAGTTAATAGCTTGAACGCACTACCTTAAGTGCTTGGGAAATGTACACAAATGTATGCATAAGACCCCGACAAGATTATGCAGTACTGTCTATGTATAAGTGTAGAATTCTACCCTCACTATACTGTAGTACACTATCAAGTCAGAATTATTCTGCACTGGTcttcagactcctgttgcacagcagttaaTGCTAAATTAGTGTAACCTTTTCACATAGATAAGATAAGGACTCCTCAATACTGATTTCTACACTCGTATTAAATAACGCGTTTACCAAGTTGTATGGCAATTAGACAAGTAGTTCACATCATGCGTTTGTTGGGACCTTCTTAAATCCTCaaattctgatactctcaataatttttgaaaaagaatgtccttaccaagtttcatcagaatTGGATATGAGGGTCTCTAGGTAtctgtaaaaatgaaagtgtgactAAGTACTGACACATGGACAGATAGGAAACTTGATAGGACAGACAAACACATTTTCCTGATGCTGGAGGATTCACTGGAGGTCTAATAATCACAAATCTAAAGGGGGTCAAACTTGTTTTAAGAGGGGATCACTAAACTTCACTGAAGAAGTGTTTTGCACTGTAGAAATATTTACATgcaaacaaaacttttaaatcCACTCCAACAGTGCCAAACATGTTTAATGGCATGTGAAAAAAAGCATTAAGCTTTAATAATTAACCACTGTAGGACAAAAATAACCTGCAATAAATATGCATTATGCAGTATAATAGACATAAAGGTTCACCTTGCAGTACCTGCATAACAATCAACACCACATAAATTTAGCACTGCAGCAGGCTTTTTAAGCTATGGCTGAGCCAAGTCCTCAAAGAATCAATATACTGTTTCTCCTCGGAAACAGACACCTCTGTAATCCATTGGATTTGACCTGAAAACAAAATTCCTGCCATCATTACACCCTTTTAAACCAGAACCACTTGCCCACCCCCTGACACATCTGCTTATGTTGCATTAGATAGGTGTTCAAAGTACGCATACagttttctgtaattattttgtaCAGATGAAAGTGTGTTTGGAAGTTTGCTATGAAAGGTTGTGACAACACACTGTACTGATTTGAAAATCTGTATTCACCTTCAAAATGGTGgggaaataaaaacatatattattataacaaagcATTACCCTAAAACATATAATAGAACTAGATCTAGGAGCATAATCAAATGCAAGGCATGATTTGTTGTGAAAGACAAATACCTATGAATAACCTAGCTCACTTAAAAACTTAATACACCAGCTGTTACTAATCTACACTGAACTGTCAGTAGAGAGACAGAGGTATCTATTAATACTGCATCTTTGCATGTCTAGTGCCACAACAGGAGTGCCACCTTCTGCATctctgtaaatgttttattgatggggcagtctgtctgtctgtattaaCTGTAATAAAACTTGCTACTGATATTCTTTAACACACGTGATGGAggcatttattttgcttttatttggaAAGTCCAATTATGCTCCCTCAATGGAACAATTCCACAGAAATGTtaaggagaactgaaggtcagtgggcatcctccgatcccacaacaaATTGCATCTTACACAGGGGACCGatccctggaggacaaaggccagtcctgcaagTGTCCACTTATTTCTTATATGTATACTAGGTCGGTCTTGGGGGACAGGGAATGTACATTTAAAGTGTACATTCCATTCATCCTTTCTAGGAGGTTCACTTGCCCCAGGGAAACTCACCTTTCGTTCTCTGCAGTCTGCATGGTCTCCAGTTTGGAGTGGGTTCCTCTGTTAAACCCCTTCACCTCCTGCTCTTCCAGGCCCTCCAGTAAGCGGATTGCATCCTTATTCACTCCCCTGCGCTTCGCCAGCACCAGGGGGGTGGCACCATTGTGATTGCTACATAAaattaatgatacaaaacacatATTATCCACTGTCACAGCCCCACCCAAGTTAGAACAAATAGATGCACTACTTGAGTCTATTCTCAGGGACTCTGTGGCAGATTGTCAGGATACAGCCACAGCCGTTTTCATTTTTAGCTGGCCATTATTCTTGTGAATAGTTCTAGACAGTGCAATATCACCTGAAAAAATAGCATCTGTAAAACAGGGCTGTTAATTTTGAAAAATCTTATGAAAGCAAAACCTCATATGCAGTTGCCACAAATGAAGAAATAGCCTAAATTAGGACTATAAATTGGTTCTGCAGAAATGGTTTTTATTCAATCTGGAAGATGGAACCGTCTTTTTGAGACCTTAATTAGCATGCTGCAATTGATTCCCAGACCAATCAAATTTAATGGGATATTTTAATTATATCATATGCACTTACATACTGCCATTACTGTACAGATGAATCGTGACTACTTTGTTTACATAAACCATATCATAACAGAAGTATGTATCGTTTGTGTCTTGACACaataccaaaagcacaacatagctcaaGCAGATGACCAAATACCATAGTCCTTGAATAAAGAATAAGTGTTTTATAATTGGTATGGATACATACACGCCCCATCTCATTAAAttgttgtcttttaacaaaatggccCATCATTTAATGACCATTTTATCTTATTACGCGTCACAGGCAATCAGGATAATCACGTGTATCCTGACCTGCATAAAGTGATATATATAGTATCATGAGATTACTGTATCCTTACTCCCCAACTACAATTTTCTATTActgtttctgtttagatcattatttgccatgcttaatAACTATTCCAGCCAGAACAGCCACTAAGTCTCCTGTTAAagaattgatttgaaaaacgATCAAGGTGAGCAGCTGAAATGTATGTCCCGTCTGAATCTGTGACAATTACAGAGGTGTCAGGAATTACTGTTGCACACCTCTAGACGATATTTCTAAATCCACttctcacttcagaaattcaccTTTTTGAAGCAAACTCAGTGGCTGAAAACAGGCAGAAACAGCAATAATGGAATTATATAAACATTATAAGAAATTGTAGACTGTATAAAGTGACCCTTTATGTATTGTTGCAAGTTTACCTACCAGATGTCAATTTTGAGTCCATTGGTAACCAGAAACTGGATGGTATCCACATGGCCACAGAGGTGGAGAGCTGTGTTGCCCTGGTAGTCGGTGGCAAGCAGATCAGCGCCAAACTTGTGCAGAAGCCTGCAGATCTCCACATTGCCCCTGGCGGCGGCCAGGTGCAGCCCTGTACGGCCGCGGTTATCCCGGATGTTAGGATCAAAGCCGCTTTCGAGGAGGCGCTTCGAGTAGTTCAGGTCCCCGTCGATACAGGCTTGCAGCAGCGGAACATTTGTCTGGCACGAATCATTGACAAAGACATAAGACATGTCTGAGTGGGTATCTGTAAAGTCCAGTTTACCtgcaaggggaaaaaaagaccTTCTATATTGGCAAACAGCCTAATCCTTTGCCAAGTTTAACCTTCAGTactagtaataaaaacaaatttaaaccaAGTAGCAACCTGCTCTGCTGCGGGCCAGGAACCCTGACGCCCCCTCCCCCTTTCACCCTTCTTGTACAAGTGAATCCATGAATTGAGATCCTTTCTTTACATAACATACAGTTTTATATTGTAATAGTGGTAGGTATTATTTGcattgtgatacaagaccaaaacacaacacagctcaTTGTCGTTCACCAAATGGTCCTTGAATGAAGTTTTGTTAAGAGTTGTATGACTAGTCTCCCCATTACTTTGTCTTTTAATAAAAACGTGTATCACTAAACAATCATATGATCTTATGCATCGCATTGTGCGCATTATGAAAAAGTACCTCAGGAagacagggttagggtttacCTCAGCTAccgaattaaaaaaataaataaataaataaaaacagtttagtacacaaataaatatacacattttcactTTTAACAAGGGGCACCACGTACCGAGTTTGGCtcttaaaagttatttttaacatgtttacaattttagataattGTAATTACGCACGATTTTGTCCGTGAACTACAACTGCCTTGTTTGTACTGATTTGTGTACAATCTCAGCATCGACAGCGTACCATTTTCTGTCGTTtcgggtcaagttttggtacccGTACCACATTTTGATGATGTTCCACTTCTTGTCCCTACACGTACCGTAATGACACCAATAGTGTACAAGAAACTATTATAAATAACgtacaattgtatttttattgtattattactatttaaaaaatggtaaaatgaaCTGTTGAAAACCATAAGCGATTTAGACGTGGAATATTTTGGTAAATGCCCTGTACGATACCTCAGAGCAACATCTGGAAAAATTTGCAATACCAATACGCCCTTAGCCTACTGCTTACACAAAGAGATTACAACACGCTACTTCGAATGCTCTACATCCGTTGGTCTAATAAAATTACCTGCTGATGGTTTCTCTCAATAAAGCCGCAAATATCCTATCCGTCTTCTTCGTCTTGTTGAGTTGTTATTGTTGACTAAAAGAGAAAAAGCAATCGTAAATTAACTGATGATTTCACGACAGGGTCTTTTTTACGACACTAGGGAAAACACGGCAGTGGGAAGTGCTACTGTTATCTCTATGGTTACACCTCCcgaaacacgttttttttttttttgactgtctGCACCTACAATATTTAAGCTGAACATTGGCGaatttaaacaagaaagaaatggAAGCACGAAGTGTCATAACTATATTGATTAATTTGATAACTAGATTTCATTAGGTCGACAAATTAAAACCAACCAACACTAAAGCTAATAACACATAGTTCAAAGTCCTTAAAACACTGCAACATGTGGAAGTACCTGCTATATTGTCGTCCAGTTCGCTTTttaattcttcttcttttttttttttttttaatggaataagTTCATTCTTAATTACACATTACATCCCCAacaatggaaacttttttttaaataacattaagcGCTGCTGGTACTATTGAACATACTGTTCAATTATAGTAACCAAGATGGACATGACAACATATTTGTGCCTATGGGTGTGGTACCTCACATCATATGATTGAATCGTTTGTTAGGAAAACAGTATGTAGACCAGGGTTCAAACTGCACTGTTCCCCAATTGGATTAAAACTGATAATTAAAAGTTTATGATATGTTACTACAAGCAACAGGTTTCTAACACACAGTCggtagtttagtttgttttgtgtgattaatgcatttaaaacaaaaatctgaggTCCGTTTGatttacacataaaataaaaagacgcTAAACTTGGCTAAGTATATTTTGAACCCTGTTCCTGACATCTTCTAACCCTTATGAAAATAACCTATAGGTTTATGgaaagccaaattatcatttagagaaaTTTCAAATtgtctgtaaatcaatttgagatatctacaaaatgaaataaagtgatctcaaattgatttacctctatctttaaatactatggaaatacggcaagccaaattatcattaaGATATATCTccaattaatttatagatatctcaaaatatttgaagatatctctaaatcatttccagatatctcaaaatatttgaattgaactgccctgatggaacgcaagtttctgtgcgtccaggacaggagtctgtgcgctgcgtggtgaaggcccggtgagcgcaggctgccttgatggtttatgtaggctaccactgtagtattgtcctcAGATATCAGCACATGTTTGTacgctaattgctggtgaaaatgggataatgccaggctcactacttgcagctcttgggcatttatgtgcacttgctgccaatgtcccttccactgacctcttattcctcttccattccagacagctccccagcccaggctggaggcatctgtagtgaccacttcccttctgtggggagattcgaggtgcagattgccgggacggagccaccactctgtcttctctgaatagggagagtgtggcctccaatgaccttaatcctgtcttctgacagtgaagCAAGTATGCTCAaggagttcagtttgatccccaggaacactgtggactgagacagtatgaaattgctcttctgttgatgtatcgagagctctaactttgtcacatgatctatgacctgttttgtgtgcgcctctgtgcgtgctttggaatgcatgcaaactagccaatcgtccagacagttcaggatccgaataccctgcagcctgagtggaatcagtgctgcatccatgcactttgaaagaGGGGAGGGCGCCAGCAAGAGGTCAAAAGGCAGCAAGCAGAATtcatatgcgttgccttgaaaggtgaagcgcagatattttctgtgcgcgggacggatcgggacgtgaaagtaggcgtcttgcaggttgatcgatgtgaaccagtctaCCGGTTGGACGGATTGGATGATACgatgtgctgtcaacatgttgaactttctgtctttgaggaacaaattgagggccttgaggtccataattAGTCTGAATCTGCCATCCCttttgggtaccagaaagtacctggataaaagccgctgagggcatcgcttgggcttaccaagtGCACAGTgctcttcctttgaagattgtcCAGCTCCTTTATCCCAtttgttgaaggagtatcacccttgcaggttgggtccttatcccccctggtgaaggtggaaccttgcaccaatactgtctccgtgtccccgatagtggggaatgtgcctaggcccgcttcttgggctcctgcagtatgaagcagagactctgctgttctggaggctgagggtgcagacgctgggttgctccaggaggagcgcaccaattccaggaagtcctggcataaagggagggcatgctgttggtgccctttctgctggaggaagcggttcccctttccctcttgttctgccagccagggaacgtccgtggctgcagctgcacgctgcattactAGGAACTCTTCCTTCTGCGACACATGTGGCAAGGGCAG
This window of the Polyodon spathula isolate WHYD16114869_AA chromosome 7, ASM1765450v1, whole genome shotgun sequence genome carries:
- the LOC121318664 gene encoding ankyrin repeat domain-containing protein 46 isoform X1, with the protein product MSYVFVNDSCQTNVPLLQACIDGDLNYSKRLLESGFDPNIRDNRGRTGLHLAAARGNVEICRLLHKFGADLLATDYQGNTALHLCGHVDTIQFLVTNGLKIDICNHNGATPLVLAKRRGVNKDAIRLLEGLEEQEVKGFNRGTHSKLETMQTAENERYLETLISNSDETCAMESHSLLNPNLQHSEGVLSSFRTTWQEFVEDLGFWRVLLLIVVIALLSLGIAYYVSGVLPFVENQPELVH
- the LOC121318664 gene encoding ankyrin repeat domain-containing protein 46 isoform X2: MSYVFVNDSCQTNVPLLQACIDGDLNYSKRLLESGFDPNIRDNRGRTGLHLAAARGNVEICRLLHKFGADLLATDYQGNTALHLCGHVDTIQFLVTNGLKIDICNHNGATPLVLAKRRGVNKDAIRLLEGLEEQEVKGFNRGTHSKLETMQTAENESAMESHSLLNPNLQHSEGVLSSFRTTWQEFVEDLGFWRVLLLIVVIALLSLGIAYYVSGVLPFVENQPELVH